The window CCCACGCTCTCTTTCTGGCTGCTTTTGGTTCTGAAATGCATGTCCGATTGTTCATCTTGATTGCCTAGCGGCAACGAATCGAATCGTCACAGTTTGAAACATTTCGTTTGTACATGTGTCAATTTGTGATTTGCatcgagaaaataaaaaaactacctTGAAGTGTACACCAGATTCCGTGCTCGCTTCTCATTTGCCGACGCGTCTAGTGTAAATTAACCTATGTTATGGAACAAGTGGGACAAAATTGATGCCGACTCAGAACAAATCAGTTGTCACGCCCAAAACATTTAGAAGTGACTTccacacaattttttttctttcttattatGCACACCCACATGGGTGTTTATTTTTACTTGGATCTTTCTTTGAGTGTATAGGGGAGAAAAAAGACGTGTGGAAATCGCTTCCCGAAACTTTTCAGAGCAAATCACGAGTCATATTATGGTAACTAACAAAAGGTGGACAAAGTCCATATGATTAGAAGCTTGAAAGTTGGCCAGCAACTACTCACTGGTAGATATTGTTGTTATTCTTTTTCAGAGGTAAACTAAACAAGTTAGCAATCGCAACGTTGCATTatgtaacaaacaaacaagcacctgaataattaaaaagaaaataaacccTTTAAACCTAAGCAATACCTTTCCTTGTTCCTCACTCAATCAGCCAGCCAGCCGCCACGTGGTCTTTCAGCTTAACAGCTTCAACCATCAAATGCCCCACCACCAGACACCTCCCTACAAGGAGAGGTTGTGATGGCGGCTGCGGAGGAGCTGAAAGCAAAGAGAAACCCGAAAAAATGCCCCCCGAAGTGCCTCATTTTTGCTCTTTCGTAGCTCCTCTCGTTCGGTTCACTTCTGCAGTCTCACCGCAAGAACAAGAGAACAAGGCTCATAGACACAACCAATCAAGAGGATCTAAAGCCATGAACTTTTCCAGAACAAAACTCATCCCTTtccttgttttgatcctttcgATTGTTTCGGTGCTCAGACTTGTTAGAATTGCAGTAACtacttctcctcctcctcctcctactCTTGGAAAAACATGTTCTTTCCCTTTCATATGCACCAAGTTTCCGGCAGAAACAAACGCATCTGCCAACACCTCCGCCCTCAGGAAAAAGGAATACCAACTGCTGTCGAATCTCATTTCGCAGAAAGCTCCCTGCAACCTCCTCATATTCGGGCTTGAACCTCAGTACGTATctctctcatcaatcaatacAGGCGGCACCACCGTCTTTCTAGAGGATGATCAAAACAAGATAAGCACACTGAAACCAAATTCCAACACAACCAGAGTTTACAAGGTGGACTACCAGATACCTGCAAAAGAGGCTTACAAGCTGCTCCAGCATGCAAGGGGAAACCCAGATTGCAAACCGAAACTGCTTCAACAATCAAAATGTCAACTTGCATTGAAAAACCTACCGCAAGAAGTCTACGAGCTTAAATgggatgtggtggtggtggatggacCGAGCGGGAACACACCAGAGGAACCGGGTAGGATGTCATCAATCTATTCTGCTAGTATGATAGCAAGAAATGCAAACATTACGCATGTCGTTGTGCATGACGTAGATCGAATGATCGAGAAGTGGTTTTCCTGGGAGTTTCTGTGTGATGAGAACTTAGTTTCTTCAAAAGGGAGATTATGGAACTTTAGGATCACAGGCCAATTAAATTCTACAATTTTTTGCCCTGCCAAAGAGATTACGATAGAGTAATCTAATAGCCTTATTCATTATTTTGTCACCCTGAGGTGGAACCGTGGAAGTACAAAGAGAACAAGCTCCTTTGATCATTGAGCTTCTCCAATAGAGCAATGGTAAAATGTAGGAAAATCGGACACCAAGGCAGTTCTTCATGAACCAGCTCGGCATCGAAGATAGAAAGACAGCAATTTCAAGTTGTGAGATTGCAGTCATAAACAGAGTAGGAGCTCTTTTTATTCCTAGTAGACAGATCTCaatcaattatttttattttctttgtaaatAAGAATCACTATTTGTGTGCAAATCTGTGTGTCTATGACTGGCGTGCCAAAACGTAAAGATCTGTGTGCAAATCTGCAGTTCCAGTGCAGGTCCTGCAGGATCTAATATCCATTGCCTAACGATGTCAATTCTACTAATGATGCTGTTTCAACATGAACTAATTAAAGATGGATCTAAACATTGATGTCACCGGAAGAaatatcattctcacttgcaaCATGCATAAGATCTGAGGCAAAAGTTTCATTGAATATATTTGATCGGAAAAAATTCAAGTTGGGATACATTTGAGTGCCAGTCATTTGAACTTACAGCTCTATTTTGTACAGTAGCCTAATAATCAAATTCCGGCTGAATTTCAGTTTGCTACCTGCCTGCCATCATACTGCCAGCTCCATTTGACGAGACCTACACCACAAACTCGCGGAAAAAAGTAGAGAACATGCACATTGGTTCTCCCGCCGTGTCTGTCATCGGAGCTATCGTCAACTTGGATAACCATCATGGCAAAATTATTGACTCGAATCAGTTCTCTGCATGAAGAGGGAAACAAAATAAGTGCTTGAGGCATTGGTAATTCTTGACGAGTGTGTATTGTGTTGTGTCTGCCTAAATTTTATGAACTTTATTAACAAAAACACTAAAATGAAAGCCTCCGGTCAGTTCTCTGCATGGTCTGGACTGTGATAAGTTCAGTAATCTATAAtccaaagcaatgaaataaaaGCCACTAAACTAATCCCTATGGAGATCAAATGGTGGGAACTTCTTGTTTGGTGCCAGGTCATACATCTCTTGTCCTTGTAAGCATGAGGTGGAAAGCGGGTTGTAAGTGAAGAAGTCAACATGCTCAGCCAAAATGGGGGATGGGGTTACTTCTAAGAAAAATCTACTAAAACGCAAAAAAATAGCTTTAAAAATCTTGAATTCGACAACAAACTTACATGCTAAGATGGAACATGGAACTCACCATTCGTTTGCTGATGTAAGGCTGTATCTTAATTGGCATATCCGACTGACTTTCAACCTTGGGTAAATTTTGTTTCTCCAACTCAAATTCTTTTCTGGACTCTTTTCGGCTACCGGACTGCCAAACTCTACCAAAATTAGGGAGCCAACTGGCATCGCAGTCACTCATGACAATTTCCCCTCTTTTCTCCATCTCCATCTCCCTCTTTCTCCTTTCTGCCCAAGCTGCTCCCACACGGTTTGGGTTCAATTTCTTGGACTTCCCCGATTTATTTGACGGGGGAACAAGGCTACCTGAAACTCGTTTCAGTGGAACACTACACTGAATTTCTTCATCTGCTTGAAGCCAAGGAGGAGGTGCCCCAGTGCGCACATTTCCTCTAGCCTCTTTAGGACCCATGGACGATATTTGGGTGAGATTCTGAAAAACTGTAGAGAAATTTTAAATAAGGATCCACAGCTATAACAAATAGAAGATAACTATATCAACCTCCTGAGCCAAGCCACCAAGATTCCAGACAGATGTATACAAGTTTTTCTACAATTCCTAAGAATTGACAGCTTATTGCTCAAATTATGCATACATTGTGCACCAGGATGATCAGCTGAACAGAAGCAGAGAGAATACtaacatattaaaaataaaaaatcaaaggtTGATACCTGGAGAACTGCTCTGCTCGTTTGTCATTCTTTCATGCTGAGACCCCTCTCTCATCTACACCAAAAGTATTACTTGTTTTCCAATTTTATAGCCGTTTATTTATATGCAACCACAAGAAACAGATGTTTTTAGTGAAGAGTGTGGATGATCAAACTTACCCTTTCATTACTGAAGTAACCATCAGCCGAGGATTTTCTACCATTAGAAACCAAAGAATGTTGGTTACTCCTGCTAACTGAGTCACGAAGTAAGCACACAGCAGAGAGCATAAAGCATGCATAAGCCATATAATTATACGGGAGGAACTTATATTAAATACAAACCATATGGATACTAAATAAGATATCAACATCATAAAAATAGGATAAAGCGTTTGAATTTATGGAATTTGTACCAGAACTTGATCCCCCATGATAAGAAGAGGTAGCAACATCTTGCGAAAAGCAGCCAACATTTGTAACTTGAGGGAGTCCTGAATGGGATACCTGATACTCATTTGTATGATATAGTAAAGGCATAACACCATTTGAAAAACTTGAACTACTATTATTTTCAAAAGTATCTATAATTCCGTATTTCAGTTCAGTATGGATATCATTCGATGGTCCAAATGTCGGTCCTTGAGATCCTTCACCACATGGCACAGCTTCAAGCTTCAATGAATTACACTTCTTCTCCCACTGCAGACACACAAAATAATCACCGCTCGTTAATGACTTGACTCTAAAATTGACTAGAAGTCACAATTCTAGTATCTTTTCTCAGAAGATCACATAACTGATGATTGAAACTGAAAGCATACATGTACCTTAGCAAGTTCATCTTCCGAAATTCTGAATGTATCGACACGGTCCATTCCTCCACCGTATTTCCACAAGAAATGCTTCAAATTCTTCAGATGTTCCACGTTCGCAAGGTGATTAATTGCATTACCACTGACAATTACAAAATCACAAACAGAGCATAACTCCAATGTCATGTACATCACAATGCACAATTCAATTCCTTTCCAACAATGCAAATTGCTCAACAATTCTCCCAATTTTCTTCCACTTTCGTTTGATTTGTCGGCAAACAAACAGGAGTTAAACAGCTAATTAAAAATTGAGGACAGAAATCTTACCAGGCGAAGGAGCTATCGAGCTCGTCGATGTCGGAGTCGCAGAAAACGCACCAGAGGCGGTTGCGGGAGGCGTGTTCGGGGCGGAGAGGGATAGGGTTTTTGAGGAAGAAGCGGACATCGGAGAGCTTGGCTTGGAAGCGAGTGAGGAAGGCGGAGAGGGACTTGGTGTGGCTGGGTATGTACTTGTGGCTCGGACCTTGGTCGTGATTCAGCTTGCAAACCACGCAGTACTCGAACTCgtacctcttcttcttcttctcctgcaTCTTTCAATTCggttttagggttagggttagggttcgaTATGAGATCGTCCCTCTCCTCCCTCTGTTTTGTTCGGAATTTGGAGGCAAACGTTTAACAGTCGCTAACCGCCTCTACGGGACTatattcaattggaattttggggatttaatttttttaatgaatctaggtaTTCAATAAAGATCTTAAGTAATTCTCTGAAATTTAAGGtatattcaattataattttaagatagtttattaaaattcttagaaatgttataacatttcaggtgtattcaattagaaattaattttaaagaatttgagaaagttggggaattggagagatttcgtagtgtattttaagcatctatAAATCTCACATCTTCCCATAAGATTTCGAggaaattgaatcaaaattttatatggaatctctataAATCAATTGaattccataaaaatccatggatttataaataaaTTCATTAAAGTCTCTCCAATTCTTGATTGAATACACCCTACTAAAGTCGTGACAGATTCGCTAGCTCGGAGCATCGAACTCGgacattacaatttttttttttgtttattcagTAGCTGCAATCCGCACCCTTACCACTGGGCCACTTACTgtggttaaaattcaaaaaattacaAGACAGGTTTTCTTTTGTGAGATAGAAACTCTCAAACAACCAGAACATCAAGATAATTGTATTTCAAACAAATCATACGACGCCATGATCTAGTAGTAGTTAATGTTTAAAATTTCTTCAATACACTCAATATTTCCAtagaaatattaaaaaaaaaaaaatttaaaatatggaaatgagGGGTGAAGTATGATGGAGAAACTCTTATGTTTAGGCTGAAATCAACAGATATTGTCAATATTTCCAAAAAATCTGTTAAATATCAAAGAAACTCTTATATTTCATCCAAACCAGTGTTTCATAACcctaaagtttcattttaattttcatcGAAAACAATCgatattttcataaatttgcATAGCGAGATTTCCACCTATccaaatattttaaacattggtaGTGGTACAGTCCAGTGATGCGATGGGGTGTGAATCACATTTTCACATGGTGTGATTGCAACAATTTGAGTCCCACCATGAACTCATGATCATGTGAACTTTCCCACTTCAAAAGTGAGGTgccctttttttcttcatttggt is drawn from Malus domestica chromosome 14, GDT2T_hap1 and contains these coding sequences:
- the LOC103454988 gene encoding arabinogalactan O-methyltransferase 2-like; the protein is MPPEVPHFCSFVAPLVRFTSAVSPQEQENKAHRHNQSRGSKAMNFSRTKLIPFLVLILSIVSVLRLVRIAVTTSPPPPPTLGKTCSFPFICTKFPAETNASANTSALRKKEYQLLSNLISQKAPCNLLIFGLEPQYVSLSSINTGGTTVFLEDDQNKISTLKPNSNTTRVYKVDYQIPAKEAYKLLQHARGNPDCKPKLLQQSKCQLALKNLPQEVYELKWDVVVVDGPSGNTPEEPGRMSSIYSASMIARNANITHVVVHDVDRMIEKWFSWEFLCDENLVSSKGRLWNFRITGQLNSTIFCPAKEITIE
- the LOC103454976 gene encoding TITAN-like protein isoform X2, which codes for MQEKKKKRYEFEYCVVCKLNHDQGPSHKYIPSHTKSLSAFLTRFQAKLSDVRFFLKNPIPLRPEHASRNRLWCVFCDSDIDELDSSFACGNAINHLANVEHLKNLKHFLWKYGGGMDRVDTFRISEDELAKWEKKCNSLKLEAVPCGEGSQGPTFGPSNDIHTELKYGIIDTFENNSSSSFSNGVMPLLYHTNEYQVSHSGLPQVTNVGCFSQDVATSSYHGGSSSVSRSNQHSLVSNGRKSSADGYFSNERMREGSQHERMTNEQSSSPVFQNLTQISSMGPKEARGNVRTGAPPPWLQADEEIQCSVPLKRVSGSLVPPSNKSGKSKKLNPNRVGAAWAERRKREMEMEKRGEIVMSDCDASWLPNFGRVWQSGSRKESRKEFELEKQNLPKVESQSDMPIKIQPYISKRMRTDSSQ
- the LOC103454976 gene encoding TITAN-like protein isoform X1; translation: MQEKKKKRYEFEYCVVCKLNHDQGPSHKYIPSHTKSLSAFLTRFQAKLSDVRFFLKNPIPLRPEHASRNRLWCVFCDSDIDELDSSFACGNAINHLANVEHLKNLKHFLWKYGGGMDRVDTFRISEDELAKWEKKCNSLKLEAVPCGEGSQGPTFGPSNDIHTELKYGIIDTFENNSSSSFSNGVMPLLYHTNEYQVSHSGLPQVTNVGCFSQDVATSSYHGGSSSVSRSNQHSLVSNGRKSSADGYFSNERMREGSQHERMTNEQSSSPVFQNLTQISSMGPKEARGNVRTGAPPPWLQADEEIQCSVPLKRVSGSLVPPSNKSGKSKKLNPNRVGAAWAERRKREMEMEKRGEIVMSDCDASWLPNFGRVWQSGSRKESRKEFELEKQNLPKVESQSDMPIKIQPYISKRMVSSMFHLSIELIRVNNFAMMVIQVDDSSDDRHGGRTNVHVLYFFPRVCGVGLVKWSWQYDGRQVAN